From the Musa acuminata AAA Group cultivar baxijiao chromosome BXJ3-7, Cavendish_Baxijiao_AAA, whole genome shotgun sequence genome, one window contains:
- the LOC135642211 gene encoding alpha-humulene synthase-like yields METMGLQSLAPGDEVVDRKSAGYHPSVWGDYFILHGQSSPETQKCDARMKERAEELRGQVKSMFDDTTDLLQTMELIDSIQLLGLDYHFQKEISEALSRIHDADIDDHGLYHTALWFRLLRQHGHYVSPNAFNKFKDEGGSFMSTLGSDVKGLLSLYNAAYLGTHGEIILDEAISFTKNNLVSALADLKPPLTTQVSLDLETPLCRRMRRLLARDYISIYQEDATRDDAILELAKLDFNLLQSLHREELKNITKWWNDLAPSKNLSFARDRLVECYFSILGVYFEPYYSHARVITTKVAALTSILDDIYDVYSTLEESQRLTEAIQRWDAKVVHQLPEYMKDYYLKLMHTFEEFEDLLASSEKYRITYLKKAMKDLSEAYFEESKWRDQHYVPTLEEHLHVSLISSVYPMLECASFVGMGEIATKEAFQWITSFPKIVQASAIIARIMNDITSHELEQTREHVASTVQCYMKEYGTNMHVACKKLRGLADDAWKDINKECLNPVAFSIDLLERIVNFSRIIENIYKYIDGYTNSSTKMKEYISSLLVQPIPS; encoded by the exons atggagactATGGGTTTGCAGTCACTTGCTCCAGGTGATGAGGTTGTGGATCGTAAGTCTGCAGGCTATCATCCGAGCGTGTGGGGAGACTACTTCATCCTACACGGCCAGTCGTCCCCTGAAACACAG AAGTGTGATGCAAGGATGAAAGAGAGAGCTGAAGAGCTGAGGGGGCAAGTAAAGAGCATGTTCGATGATACTACTGATCTGCTGCAGACCATGGAGCTGATtgattcaatccagcttcttggattggattatcACTTTCAGAAGGAAATAAGCGAAGCACTAAGTCGAATCCATGATGCTGATATTGACGACCACGGTCTTTACCACACTGCTCTCTGGTTTCGGCTGCTCAGACAACACGGACATTATGTGTCCCCAA ATgcctttaacaagttcaaagatgaGGGAGGAAGTTTCATGTCTACGTTGGGCAGTGATGTGAAGGGACTACTAAGCTTGTACAACGCAGCCTATCTTGGGACTCATGGGGAGATCATTCTTGATGAAGCCATCTCTTTTACGAAGAATAACCTAGTGTCTGCATTAGCTGATCTTAAACCACCATTAACAACGCAAGTGTCTCTCGACCTCGAGACACCTCTCTGTAGAAGAATGAGAAGGCTCTTGGCAAGAGATTACATCTCCATCTACCAAGAGGACGCCACACGAGATGATGCCATCCTGGAGCTTGCAAAGTTGGACTTCAATTTGTTGCAATCTCTTCATCGCGAGGAACTTAAGAACATCACCAA GTGGTGGAATGATTTAGCCCCCTCAAAAAATCTCAGTTTCGCTCGAGATCGATTGGTGGAATGTTACTTCTCGATTCTGGGAGTATACTTTGAACCCTACTATTCTCATGCACGAGTGATAACGACCAAGGTGGCTGCCCTTACTTCAATTCTGGACGACATATATGATGTCTATAGCACATTGGAGGAGAGTCAACGACTTACTGAGGCAATTCAAAG GTGGGATGCAAAGGTTGTTCATCAATTACCAGAGTACATGAAAGATTATTATCTAAAGCTAATGCACACctttgaagagtttgaagatttatTGGCTTCCAGTGAGAAATATCGCATAACCTATCTAAAGAAAGCG ATGAAAGATTTATCTGAAGCTTATTTTGAGGAATCCAAATGGAGAGATCAACATTATGTACCGACTTTGGAAGAACATCTACATGTTTCCCTCATAAGTTCAGTATATCCTATGCTCGAATGTGCCTCTTTCGTTGGAATGGGAGAAATAGCAACTAAGGAGGCATTTCAATGGATTACTAGTTTCCCAAAAATTGTCCAAGCTTCTGCAATAATTGCTCGTATCATGAATGACATTACTTCACACGAG TTGGAACAAACTAGGGAACATGTTGCCTCCACAGTCCAATGCTACATGAAAGAGTACGGAACAAATATGCATGTGGCATGTAAGAAGCTCCGAGGTCTAGCTGACGATGCATGGAAGGATATAAACAAAGAGTGCCTCAATCCAGTTGCATTCTCCATTGATTTACTTGAAAGGATTGTTAATTTTTCACGaataatagaaaatatatataagtatatcgaTGGATACACCAACTCCTCTACAAAGATGAAGGAATACATCTCCTCGTTACTTGTACAACCTATTCCAAGTTAA